In Amphiura filiformis chromosome 2, Afil_fr2py, whole genome shotgun sequence, one DNA window encodes the following:
- the LOC140138679 gene encoding uncharacterized protein — translation MILPADKGRATVVMNKTPYQDKANELLADKNTYELIKKDPTAKYKNLLVDQLKVLKDEEWIDFKLYRQLYPTTAVVPKFYGLPKVRKPSCPLRPIVASRGSITYDTAKFVANTLSPLVGKSERHLQNSEDLVNKISKFTLGPDECLVSFDVTALFTCVPVDESLVIVKDLLTADTTLESRTDLSPQQVTDLLSTCLKTTYFVYNDKFYVQREGAAMGSPVSPIIANLFMENFEEKALRSFANPPPQILGALCRGQS, via the coding sequence ATGATCCTCCCTGCCGACAAGGGAAGGGCCACTGTGGTAATGAACAAAACCCCGTACCAAGACAAAGCCAATGAACTTTTAGCTGATAAGAACACGTATGAACTCATTAAGAAAGACCCCACCGCCAAGTATAAAAATCTCTTGGTGGATCAACTCAAAGTCCTCAAAGACGAGGAGTGGATTGACTTTAAGTTGTACAGACAGCTGTACCCCACCACGGCTGTTGTACCCAAGTTCTATGGCCTTCCTAAGGTCCGTAAACCTTCGTGCCCCCTTAGACCGATAGTGGCGAGTCGCGGTTCCATTACGTATGACACAGCTAAATTTGTGGCCAACACCCTGTCCCCCCTTGTTGGTAAATCTGAAAGACATCTGCAGAACAGTGAGGACTTAGTTAACAAGATATCTAAATTCACTCTCGGTCCCGATGAATGCCTTGTGTCCTTTGATGTCACAGCCCTCTTCACGTGTGTTCCGGTGGATGAAAGTTTAGTGATTGTTAAGGACTTGTTAACAGCTGACACCACCTTAGAGTCCAGAACTGATCTTAGCCCACAGCAAGTTACTGACCTTCTGAGCACCTGTCTTAAAACCACTTACTTCGTTTACAACGACAAGTTTTATGTTCAACGCGAGGGTGCGGCGATGGGCTCCCCCGTAAGCCCGATCATTGCGAATCTCTTCATGGAGAACTTTGAAGAGAAGGCTCTTCGATCGTTTGctaatccccccccccaaatactagGGGCGCTATGTCGAGGACAAAGCTGA
- the LOC140138686 gene encoding uncharacterized protein, which translates to MLDTLITRAPDGKLVFSVYRKSTHTDQYLNFSSHQPLEHKLGVIRTLIHRAKTLLSDNTLLEKELDHVKKSLSICGYTKWTWTAPSSRKRDPKPRRSDTPSKGHVSLPYVQGVTEAINRKIRSAGVTVHVKPSNTIRSMVVSPKDKVKTLDRTGSIYQIQCKDCPSQYIGETERALGKRVSEHKRESSPAGGHMRSARHSFDPGEVKVLDSDSRWFQRGVKEAVYIAASEPDLNKDQGRHPLPAAYKRLLGSSGLGSLSRSRVPSSGTSSSTTQTQC; encoded by the coding sequence ATGCTTGACACCCTAATCACTCGTGCTCCTGACGGTAAGCTGGTCTTCAGTGTCTACCGCAAAAGTACCCACACCGACCAGTACTTAAATTTCTCCAGTCACCAGCCATTGGAACACAAGCTAGGAGTGATTAGAACTCTGATTCACCGCGCAAAAACTTTGTTATCTGACAACACTCTTCTTGAAAAAGAACTTGATCATGTCAAGAAGTCACTGTCCATATGCGGATACACCAAATGGACCTGGACTGCGCCGAGCAGTAGGAAACGGGACCCCAAACCTCGCAGGAGTGACACCCCCTCCAAAGGTCACGTCTCGTTACCCTACGTTCAGGGCGTGACGGAAGCGATAAACAGGAAAATCAGGAGTGCTGGTGTAACTGTTCATGTCAAACCCTCGAACACCATCAGGAGCATGGTGGTGTCGCCCAAGGACAAAGTAAAGACACTGGACCGTACGGGGTCCATCTATCAAATCCAATGTAAAGACTGTCCATCACAATATATAGGTGAGACTGAAAGAGCTCTCGGAAAAAGGGTTTCCGAACACAAAAGAGAGTCCTCGCCGGCTGGAGGACATATGAGATCTGCTAGACACTCCTTTGACCCTGGAGAGGTCAAGGTGTTGGACAGCGATTCCAGGTGGTTTCAGCGAGGGGTTAAGGAAGCGGTGTACATCGCAGCCTCCGAACCGGACCTCAATAAAGATCAGGGACGCCACCCCCTTCCAGCCGCCTACAAGAGGCTACTCGGGTCAAGTGGTTTGGGTTCATTGTCCAGATCACGTGTCCCGAGTAGCGGTACGTCTTCCAGTACTACGCAAactcagtgctga